A section of the Sedimentisphaera cyanobacteriorum genome encodes:
- a CDS encoding RHS repeat-associated core domain-containing protein: MINIEDLAYYLSEYYIAERDAAFAEEYCGYFADELGSVVMLYSAEPNGIAERYSYDAYGSVEISDPNGQPLDESAAGNPYMFAGRRYDSESGLYYCRARYYNPALGVFHSRDPLGYIDSMNLYAYCANNPVNRVDPWGLWTVNITIGYGLAGNLNFGYNSGKWHVGLNAGIGVGASASLHLENSSPSKDGMGAEFKANVGYGNIATGIEAKSNIDTTKCVKDDQVNAATDGYVIGYTDIRASSFRLGFSGFAGAGFKYVWGDE, from the coding sequence ATGATCAACATCGAAGACCTCGCTTACTATCTGAGCGAGTATTACATTGCAGAGCGGGATGCCGCCTTTGCGGAAGAATACTGCGGCTATTTTGCCGATGAGCTGGGCAGCGTGGTGATGTTGTATTCCGCCGAGCCGAACGGGATTGCTGAGAGATACAGCTATGACGCATACGGCAGCGTGGAGATAAGCGATCCGAACGGCCAGCCGCTGGATGAAAGTGCAGCCGGCAATCCGTATATGTTCGCCGGCCGTCGGTATGACAGCGAATCCGGCCTGTACTACTGCCGCGCCAGATACTACAACCCCGCCCTGGGCGTATTCCACTCCCGCGACCCCCTCGGCTATATCGACAGCATGAACCTCTACGCCTACTGCGCCAATAACCCCGTGAACAGAGTTGATCCGTGGGGGTTGTGGACAGTTAACATAACTATAGGATATGGATTAGCAGGTAATTTAAACTTTGGCTATAATTCAGGAAAATGGCATGTAGGATTGAATGCTGGAATTGGAGTGGGTGCGTCAGCATCTTTACACTTAGAAAATTCTTCCCCTTCAAAAGATGGTATGGGAGCCGAATTTAAAGCTAACGTAGGCTATGGAAATATTGCTACAGGGATTGAAGCTAAAAGTAATATTGATACCACGAAATGCGTCAAGGATGATCAGGTAAATGCTGCCACAGATGGATATGTGATCGGTTATACTGATATTAGAGCGAGCTCATTCAGGTTAGGGTTTAGTGGATTTGCTGGGGCCGGTTTCAAATATGTTTGGGGAGATGAATAA
- a CDS encoding RHS repeat-associated core domain-containing protein: MSKLAKNIIGNPYMFAGRRYDSESGLYYCRARYYNPALGVFHSRDPLAYIDSMNLYAYCTNNPVNYADPWGLFYEILNPNGNMVDAAGSVLDNCITLSFLWFTGAGPDHYYCGEETNIAEAMKDAVGVNFARERYYQEKRKDPKKNEGNYTYDASYKYNDPASYYLSNESWIEKFMGSYNVHITENKGKLHFTVTDTNSLGSFFGGALGQFGYDLPLPASNIYQNISWSEEME; encoded by the coding sequence ATGTCAAAACTCGCCAAAAATATTATCGGCAATCCGTATATGTTCGCCGGCCGGCGGTATGACAGCGAATCCGGCCTGTACTACTGCCGCGCAAGATACTACAACCCCGCCTTGGGCGTATTCCACTCCCGCGACCCCCTCGCCTATATCGACAGCATGAACCTGTATGCATACTGCACCAATAATCCGGTGAACTACGCTGATCCGTGGGGGCTTTTTTATGAAATCCTAAATCCTAATGGAAATATGGTAGATGCTGCAGGCAGTGTCTTAGACAATTGCATCACATTGTCATTTCTTTGGTTTACAGGAGCAGGCCCTGATCATTATTATTGTGGAGAAGAAACAAATATAGCTGAAGCAATGAAAGATGCAGTTGGCGTTAACTTTGCTAGAGAAAGATACTATCAAGAAAAAAGAAAAGACCCAAAGAAAAATGAAGGTAATTATACATACGACGCTAGTTATAAATATAATGACCCTGCAAGCTATTATTTAAGCAATGAAAGCTGGATTGAAAAATTTATGGGTTCATATAATGTTCATATTACTGAAAATAAAGGCAAATTACATTTTACTGTGACAGATACAAATAGTTTGGGATCATTTTTTGGTGGTGCTTTGGGGCAGTTTGGGTATGACCTTCCGTTGCCGGCGTCAAATATTTATCAAAACATATCTTGGTCAGAAGAGATGGAGTAA
- a CDS encoding RHS repeat domain-containing protein, whose protein sequence is MNLIDWIGARIKKICTYCDYEDLAYYLSEYYIAERDAAFAEEYCGYFADELGSVVMLYSAEPNGIAERYSYDAFGSVEISDPNGQPLDESAAGNPYMFAGRRYDSESGLYYCRARYYSPALGVFHSRDPLGYIDSMNLYAYCTNNPVNFIDPYGENLIGGIINMFAGEGFDLSVEMGMDEVKQVGAAAGKGALDGAVIAADAYTMGLVGPLNELADEKVCENGIAGKASRVAAGISSTAAYSALGMKISGSDIIIEGHKGTRWLQFRNYRTGRPIFRLDKGPVPGRGTKWHYHRPPNIKHHRPYDGGF, encoded by the coding sequence ATGAATTTGATAGATTGGATTGGGGCCAGGATTAAAAAAATATGCACATATTGCGACTATGAAGACCTCGCTTACTATCTGAGCGAGTATTACATTGCAGAGCGGGATGCCGCCTTTGCGGAAGAATACTGCGGCTATTTTGCCGATGAGCTGGGCAGCGTGGTGATGTTGTATTCCGCCGAGCCGAACGGGATTGCTGAGAGATACAGCTATGACGCATTCGGCAGCGTGGAGATAAGCGATCCGAACGGCCAGCCGCTGGATGAAAGCGCAGCCGGCAATCCGTATATGTTCGCCGGCCGGCGGTATGACAGCGAATCCGGCCTGTACTACTGCCGCGCAAGATACTACAGCCCCGCCCTGGGCGTATTCCATTCCCGCGACCCGCTCGGCTATATCGACAGCATGAACCTCTACGCCTACTGCACCAATAACCCCGTAAACTTCATTGATCCCTATGGTGAAAATCTGATTGGCGGAATCATTAACATGTTTGCTGGTGAGGGTTTTGATCTATCAGTTGAAATGGGTATGGATGAAGTCAAACAGGTTGGTGCAGCTGCTGGAAAAGGAGCTTTAGATGGGGCTGTAATAGCAGCGGATGCCTATACTATGGGATTAGTTGGCCCGCTGAACGAACTTGCAGACGAGAAGGTTTGCGAAAACGGAATCGCTGGCAAGGCTTCAAGAGTTGCTGCAGGAATTTCCTCAACGGCCGCTTATTCTGCTTTGGGGATGAAAATATCTGGCAGTGATATTATAATTGAAGGGCATAAAGGAACAAGATGGCTACAGTTCAGAAATTATAGGACTGGCCGACCAATTTTCAGGCTTGACAAAGGGCCTGTTCCTGGTAGAGGTACTAAGTGGCATTATCATAGACCGCCTAATATTAAACATCACCGTCCTTACGATGGAGGTTTTTAA
- a CDS encoding RHS repeat domain-containing protein, translated as MIAEYDGSGGLQKRFVYGAGIDEVVCMIDVARPAGAGWTESMSDLAEAWLCAEGDLCYAANADYVDNTEPNMINIEDIAYYLSEYYIAERDAAFAEEYCGYFADELGSVVMLYSAEPNGIAERYSYDAFGSVEISDPNGQPLDESAAGNPYMFAGRRYDSESGLYYCRARYYNPALGVFHSRDPLAYIDSMNLYAYCANNPVNFVDPYGENLIGGIINMFAGEGFDLSVEMGMDEVRQVGAAAGKGALDGAVIAADAYTMGLVGPLNELADEKVCENGIAGKASRVAAGISSTAAYSALGMRRAGISSKVEIHGAHHKFGSLGKRSHIQFTT; from the coding sequence GTGATAGCGGAATACGACGGCTCGGGCGGCCTGCAGAAACGCTTTGTTTACGGAGCGGGGATTGATGAGGTGGTTTGTATGATTGATGTGGCAAGGCCGGCGGGTGCAGGCTGGACAGAAAGCATGAGCGATTTGGCGGAGGCGTGGCTTTGCGCCGAGGGCGATTTATGCTATGCTGCAAATGCAGATTACGTTGACAATACAGAGCCTAATATGATCAACATCGAAGACATCGCTTACTATCTGAGCGAGTATTACATTGCAGAGCGGGATGCCGCCTTTGCGGAAGAATACTGCGGCTATTTTGCCGATGAGCTGGGCAGTGTGGTGATGTTGTATTCGGCCGAGCCGAACGGGATTGCTGAGAGATACAGCTATGACGCATTCGGCAGCGTGGAGATAAGCGATCCGAACGGCCAGCCGCTGGATGAAAGCGCAGCCGGCAATCCGTATATGTTCGCCGGCCGGCGGTATGACAGCGAATCCGGCCTGTACTACTGCCGCGCAAGATACTACAACCCCGCCTTGGGCGTATTCCACTCCCGCGACCCCCTCGCCTATATCGACAGCATGAACCTCTACGCCTACTGCGCCAATAACCCTGTAAACTTCGTCGATCCCTATGGTGAAAATCTGATTGGCGGAATCATTAACATGTTTGCTGGTGAGGGTTTTGATCTATCAGTTGAAATGGGCATGGATGAGGTTAGGCAGGTTGGTGCAGCTGCTGGAAAAGGAGCCTTGGATGGGGCTGTAATAGCAGCGGATGCCTATACTATGGGATTAGTTGGCCCGCTGAACGAACTTGCAGACGAGAAGGTTTGCGAAAACGGAATCGCTGGCAAGGCTTCAAGAGTTGCTGCAGGAATTTCCTCAACGGCCGCTTATTCTGCTTTGGGGATGAGGAGAGCGGGTATTTCAAGCAAAGTCGAAATCCATGGAGCTCATCATAAATTTGGTAGTTTAGGTAAAAGGTCTCATATACAGTTTACAACTTGA
- a CDS encoding RHS repeat-associated core domain-containing protein, with the protein MFSVDHIDSIAPNGQSLDESAVGNLYMFAGRRYDSESGLYYCRARYYNPALGVFHSRDPLAYIDSINLYAYCTNNPVNFVDPWGLTYDMLNNNGENVYMGPDKITDIYNYWYNPPVPPTPQGNDEGSLSNPHKLTEQGLNKYLDNYMCSSPIELNTLN; encoded by the coding sequence ATGTTTAGCGTTGATCATATTGACAGTATAGCTCCGAACGGCCAGTCGCTGGATGAAAGCGCAGTTGGCAATTTGTATATGTTCGCCGGCCGTCGGTATGACAGCGAATCCGGCCTGTACTACTGCCGCGCAAGATACTACAACCCCGCCTTGGGCGTATTCCACTCCCGCGACCCCCTCGCCTATATCGACAGCATAAACCTCTACGCCTACTGCACCAATAACCCTGTAAACTTCGTCGATCCGTGGGGGCTTACTTATGACATGTTAAACAACAACGGGGAAAACGTCTATATGGGACCAGATAAAATTACAGATATTTATAACTATTGGTATAATCCTCCCGTTCCTCCAACTCCACAAGGGAATGATGAAGGAAGTCTTTCAAACCCCCATAAATTGACAGAACAAGGCTTAAACAAATATCTTGACAATTATATGTGTAGCTCTCCCATAGAATTGAACACTTTAAATTAG
- a CDS encoding IS3 family transposase (programmed frameshift) → MRRSRFSESQILSILKESEAGLEVSDLTRKYGISRATFYNWKSKYSGIGGSEIRRLRELERENGKLKKMYADLSLENNVLKDLIEKNFLKPAERKDFARQAHSKGLCVQSSCKAAGISRGSFYYTPSRNDDAEVKRQIELVIDSRPRRGFPKIFDSIRRKGYSWNHKKVYRVYKENEFQLNNRKKNLIRQIERKPMPEATRANEIWSIDFMSDSLSNGRPFRAFNVIDEFNREALDIEIDTSLPSLRIIRSLELIGSDRGFPRFIRSDNGPEFRSLQFRRFCCRNRIRHRRIEAGKPQQNSFIERFNRSYREDILDMYSFKNLSEARNLTLDWLIEYNYERGHESLGEKTPVEYVRSFLPFTPQNNSEGAKGKNCCLKEFV, encoded by the exons ATGCGAAGATCGAGGTTTAGTGAAAGCCAGATACTTTCGATTCTCAAGGAGTCAGAAGCCGGTTTAGAGGTCAGTGATTTGACCAGGAAATACGGCATATCCCGTGCCACATTTTACAACTGGAAGAGCAAGTATTCTGGTATTGGCGGCAGTGAGATAAGGCGTTTACGCGAGTTAGAGCGAGAGAACGGCAAGCTCAAAAAGATGTATGCGGACTTATCATTAGAGAATAACGTTCTCAAGGATTTAATAGAAAAAAACT TTCTAAAGCCTGCCGAGCGAAAGGATTTTGCCAGGCAGGCACATTCTAAGGGCTTATGCGTGCAATCATCTTGTAAAGCAGCAGGCATCAGCCGGGGCAGTTTTTACTATACTCCTTCAAGAAACGATGATGCTGAGGTAAAAAGACAGATAGAGCTGGTAATAGATTCCCGTCCTCGACGCGGATTTCCAAAGATATTCGACAGTATCCGCCGCAAGGGATATAGCTGGAATCACAAAAAGGTTTATCGTGTTTATAAGGAAAATGAATTTCAGCTTAACAACCGTAAAAAGAATTTGATAAGGCAAATAGAGCGTAAACCTATGCCAGAAGCCACGAGAGCTAATGAGATATGGAGTATTGATTTTATGAGCGATAGTTTGAGTAATGGTCGGCCATTCAGGGCTTTCAACGTTATCGATGAGTTTAACCGTGAGGCATTGGATATTGAGATCGACACGAGCTTACCTTCGCTTCGCATAATTCGTAGCCTTGAATTAATAGGCTCTGATCGGGGTTTCCCCCGCTTTATTCGCAGCGATAATGGGCCGGAATTTAGGAGCCTTCAATTTCGCAGGTTCTGCTGCCGAAACAGAATCAGGCACCGCCGTATAGAAGCAGGCAAGCCTCAGCAAAACAGTTTTATTGAACGATTCAATCGGAGTTATCGAGAGGATATACTTGATATGTACAGTTTTAAGAATTTATCAGAAGCTCGTAATTTAACTTTAGATTGGCTTATAGAATATAATTATGAGCGTGGGCACGAATCACTGGGAGAGAAAACTCCTGTAGAGTATGTTCGCAGTTTTTTGCCTTTCACCCCTCAAAATAATTCTGAAGGGGCAAAAGGAAAAAACTGCTGTTTGAAGGAATTTGTCTAA
- a CDS encoding RHS repeat-associated core domain-containing protein, translated as MLSDFVYSRRYDSESGLYYCRARYYSPALGVFHSRDPLGYIDSMNLYAYCTNNPVNFIDPYGENLIGGIINMFAGEGFDLSVEMGMDEVKQVGAAAGKGALDGAVIAADAYTMGLVGPLNELADEKVCENGIAGKASRVAAGISSTAAYSALGMRRAGISSKVEIHGAHHKFGSLGKRSHIQFTTWKSGVKNSHKIFRIPLR; from the coding sequence ATGTTAAGCGATTTCGTTTACAGCCGGCGGTATGACAGCGAATCCGGCCTGTACTACTGCCGCGCAAGATACTACAGCCCCGCCCTGGGCGTATTCCATTCCCGCGACCCGCTCGGCTATATCGACAGCATGAACCTCTACGCCTACTGCACCAATAACCCCGTAAACTTCATTGATCCCTATGGTGAAAATCTGATTGGCGGAATCATTAACATGTTTGCTGGTGAGGGTTTTGATCTATCAGTTGAAATGGGTATGGATGAAGTCAAACAGGTTGGTGCAGCTGCTGGAAAAGGAGCTTTAGATGGGGCTGTAATAGCAGCGGATGCCTATACTATGGGATTAGTTGGCCCGCTGAACGAACTTGCAGACGAGAAGGTTTGCGAAAACGGAATCGCTGGCAAGGCTTCAAGAGTTGCTGCAGGAATTTCCTCAACGGCCGCTTATTCTGCTTTGGGGATGAGGAGAGCGGGTATTTCAAGCAAAGTCGAAATCCATGGAGCTCATCATAAATTTGGTAGTTTAGGTAAAAGGTCTCATATACAGTTTACAACTTGGAAATCAGGCGTTAAAAATTCACACAAGATATTTAGAATTCCTTTACGTTGA
- a CDS encoding RHS repeat-associated core domain-containing protein, whose translation MFSVDHIDSIAPNGQPLDESAAGNPYMFAGRRYDSESGLYYCRARYYNPALGVFHSRDPLGYIDQLNVKIREFLVFHSRDPLGYIDSMNLYAYCTNNPVNFVDPWGERHYSKIEVEIILNKGRQTIYNPFKHSMPPKATQNYSHPYLNKIINLIPLGFYPGWDFGAGKECPDTYEVPGRGEMNASEFTNYFAGYMGGYHGSGLGYLAMRMAGNLYENYQGDGIQKANVFSGDCEESVRDINYGAYDGIKRRHKDIKDTFTALSNLLN comes from the coding sequence ATGTTTAGCGTTGATCATATTGACAGTATAGCTCCGAACGGCCAGCCGCTGGATGAAAGTGCAGCCGGCAATCCGTATATGTTCGCCGGCCGGCGGTATGACAGCGAATCCGGCCTGTACTACTGCCGCGCCAGATACTACAACCCCGCCCTGGGCGTATTCCACTCCCGCGACCCCCTCGGCTATATAGACCAGTTAAACGTAAAGATAAGGGAATTTCTTGTATTCCACTCCCGCGACCCCCTCGGCTATATAGACAGCATGAACCTCTACGCCTACTGCACCAATAACCCCGTAAACTTCGTTGATCCCTGGGGGGAGAGGCATTATAGTAAAATTGAAGTAGAAATTATATTAAACAAAGGAAGACAAACTATTTACAATCCTTTTAAACATTCGATGCCTCCTAAAGCTACTCAAAACTACAGTCACCCCTATCTAAATAAAATAATTAATCTTATACCTTTAGGGTTCTATCCTGGATGGGATTTTGGTGCTGGCAAGGAGTGCCCAGATACCTATGAAGTTCCTGGCAGGGGGGAAATGAATGCTTCAGAATTTACAAATTATTTTGCTGGATATATGGGAGGATATCATGGTTCTGGATTAGGCTATCTTGCTATGAGGATGGCTGGTAATCTTTATGAAAATTACCAAGGAGATGGTATTCAAAAAGCAAATGTTTTTTCAGGTGATTGTGAAGAAAGCGTTAGAGACATAAATTACGGAGCATATGATGGCATTAAAAGAAGGCATAAAGATATAAAAGATACTTTTACAGCCTTAAGCAATCTGCTTAATTAG
- a CDS encoding type II secretion system protein, with amino-acid sequence MLILRKGNAISTMFFVILWAFVFIAIIFLRQGISFNNDKLERLQQNNYIKLGAALNNYRDLNGGYPAKNEWGDLLINSFPYIHSSDFKDFTAGGIYSAALNEDIFDDSLNESSVLLFGISGNKKNMSRKFSEMKDPKIKWIVTSSGVFFKNKDKYNRAKE; translated from the coding sequence ATGTTAATATTACGAAAAGGCAATGCCATAAGCACAATGTTTTTTGTTATCCTCTGGGCTTTTGTATTTATTGCGATAATCTTTTTGAGGCAAGGGATTTCATTTAACAATGATAAGCTTGAAAGGCTTCAGCAAAATAATTACATCAAGCTTGGAGCTGCTTTGAATAATTACAGAGATCTGAATGGCGGATACCCAGCTAAGAATGAATGGGGCGATTTGCTTATTAACTCTTTCCCATATATCCACAGTTCAGACTTCAAAGATTTTACTGCTGGTGGTATTTACTCAGCAGCACTGAACGAAGATATATTTGATGATTCACTAAACGAAAGCTCGGTTTTGCTTTTTGGGATCTCTGGAAACAAGAAAAATATGAGCCGAAAATTCAGCGAAATGAAAGATCCTAAGATTAAATGGATTGTTACAAGCTCCGGCGTTTTTTTCAAAAACAAAGACAAGTACAACAGAGCAAAGGAGTAA